The proteins below come from a single Clupea harengus chromosome 21, Ch_v2.0.2, whole genome shotgun sequence genomic window:
- the idh3b gene encoding isocitrate dehydrogenase [NAD] subunit beta, mitochondrial isoform X2 → MMAAALGRNLVTLVKGAGAPLWQPACARALSLTACRNVPEAPPARADSTFKVTMVPGDGVGPELMTAVKEVFKAGDVPVEFEEFHLSEVQHMDSEAKLDEVLASMKTNRVAMKGKIHTPMEFKGELASFEMKLRRKLDLFANVVHVKSLPGYSTRHNNLDMVVIREQTEGEYSSLEHESVPGVIECLKIITRVKSRRIAKFAFDYATKNGRSKVTAVHKANIMKLGDGLFLQSCAEIAELYPKIKYENIIIDNCCMQLVQNPYQFDVLVMPNLYGNIIDNLAAGLVGGAGVVPGESYSGEYAVFETGARHPFAQAVGRNIANPTAMLLSAANMLRHLNLEYHANMVSEAVKRVIKQGKVRTSDLGGYASSDEFTRAVISNLAA, encoded by the exons ATGATGGCTGCTGCCTTGGGACGGAATCTTGTAACATTGGTCAAG GGTGCGGGTGCTCCCCTGTGGCAGCCCGCGTGCGCCAGGGCCCTCAGTCTCACCGCCTGTCGCAATGTCCCCGaggcccccccagcgcgcgcCGACAGCACCTTCAAGGTTACCATGGTACCTGGAGATGGCGTCGGACCCGAGCTCATGACTGCCGTCAAAGAAGTCTTCAAG GCCGGCGATGTTCCGGTGGAGTTCGAGGAGTTCCATCTGAGTGAGGTGCAGCACATGGACAGTGAGGCTAAACTGGACGAGGTTCTGGCCTCCATGAAGACCAACAGGGTGGCCATGAAAG GAAAGATTCATACTCCCATGGAGTTCAAAGGAGAGCTGGCATCCTTTGAGATGAAGCTAAG GAGGAAGCTGGACCTGTTTGCCAATGTGGTTCATGTGAAGAGTCTGCCGGGGTACAGCACACGCCACAACAACCTGGACATGGTGGTCATCCGcgagcagacagagggagaatacAGCTCTCTGGAGCACGAg AGCGTGCCTGGTGTCATCGAGTGTCTGAAGATCATCACCCGCGTCAAGTCTCGCCGCATCGCCAAGTTTGCGTTCGACTACGCCACCAAGAATGGCCGCAGCAAGGTCACAGCCGTGCACAAGGCCAACATCAT GAAGCTGGGTGACGGCCTGTTCTTGCAGAGCTGTGCTGAGATCGCAGAGCTGTACCCCAAAATCAAGTATGAGAACATCATCATCGACAATTGCTGCATGCAG TTGGTGCAGAACCCTTACCAGTTTGATGTGCTGGTGATGCCCAATCTCTATGGCAACATCATCGACAACCTGGCAGCCGGGCTGGTGGGCGGAGCTGGGGTGGTGCCCGGAGAGAGCTACAGCGGAGAGTACGCCGTGTTCGAGACG GGGGCGCGGCACCCTTTTGCCCAGGCCGTGGGCAGGAACATCGCCAACCCCACCGCCATGCTCCTGAGTGCTGCCAACATGCTGCGCCACCTCAA TCTGGAGTATCACGCCAACATGGTGTCTGAGGCGGTCAAAAGGGTCATCAAGCAGGGCAAG GTGCGCACAAGTGACCTGGGAGGTTATGCCAGCAGCGACGAGTTCACCCGTGCCGTCATCTCCAACCTCGCCGCCTGA
- the idh3b gene encoding isocitrate dehydrogenase [NAD] subunit beta, mitochondrial isoform X1 encodes MMAAALGRNLVTLVKGAGAPLWQPACARALSLTACRNVPEAPPARADSTFKVTMVPGDGVGPELMTAVKEVFKAGDVPVEFEEFHLSEVQHMDSEAKLDEVLASMKTNRVAMKGKIHTPMEFKGELASFEMKLRRKLDLFANVVHVKSLPGYSTRHNNLDMVVIREQTEGEYSSLEHESVPGVIECLKIITRVKSRRIAKFAFDYATKNGRSKVTAVHKANIMKLGDGLFLQSCAEIAELYPKIKYENIIIDNCCMQLVQNPYQFDVLVMPNLYGNIIDNLAAGLVGGAGVVPGESYSGEYAVFETGARHPFAQAVGRNIANPTAMLLSAANMLRHLNLEYHANMVSEAVKRVIKQGKVRTKDLGGYAATDEFVAAVVSKLRFRPGH; translated from the exons ATGATGGCTGCTGCCTTGGGACGGAATCTTGTAACATTGGTCAAG GGTGCGGGTGCTCCCCTGTGGCAGCCCGCGTGCGCCAGGGCCCTCAGTCTCACCGCCTGTCGCAATGTCCCCGaggcccccccagcgcgcgcCGACAGCACCTTCAAGGTTACCATGGTACCTGGAGATGGCGTCGGACCCGAGCTCATGACTGCCGTCAAAGAAGTCTTCAAG GCCGGCGATGTTCCGGTGGAGTTCGAGGAGTTCCATCTGAGTGAGGTGCAGCACATGGACAGTGAGGCTAAACTGGACGAGGTTCTGGCCTCCATGAAGACCAACAGGGTGGCCATGAAAG GAAAGATTCATACTCCCATGGAGTTCAAAGGAGAGCTGGCATCCTTTGAGATGAAGCTAAG GAGGAAGCTGGACCTGTTTGCCAATGTGGTTCATGTGAAGAGTCTGCCGGGGTACAGCACACGCCACAACAACCTGGACATGGTGGTCATCCGcgagcagacagagggagaatacAGCTCTCTGGAGCACGAg AGCGTGCCTGGTGTCATCGAGTGTCTGAAGATCATCACCCGCGTCAAGTCTCGCCGCATCGCCAAGTTTGCGTTCGACTACGCCACCAAGAATGGCCGCAGCAAGGTCACAGCCGTGCACAAGGCCAACATCAT GAAGCTGGGTGACGGCCTGTTCTTGCAGAGCTGTGCTGAGATCGCAGAGCTGTACCCCAAAATCAAGTATGAGAACATCATCATCGACAATTGCTGCATGCAG TTGGTGCAGAACCCTTACCAGTTTGATGTGCTGGTGATGCCCAATCTCTATGGCAACATCATCGACAACCTGGCAGCCGGGCTGGTGGGCGGAGCTGGGGTGGTGCCCGGAGAGAGCTACAGCGGAGAGTACGCCGTGTTCGAGACG GGGGCGCGGCACCCTTTTGCCCAGGCCGTGGGCAGGAACATCGCCAACCCCACCGCCATGCTCCTGAGTGCTGCCAACATGCTGCGCCACCTCAA TCTGGAGTATCACGCCAACATGGTGTCTGAGGCGGTCAAAAGGGTCATCAAGCAGGGCAAG GTGAGGACAAAAGACTTGGGTGGCTATGCGGCTACCGATGAATTTGTAGCTGCCGTCGTGTCCAAACTCCGCTTCCGCCCCGGTCACTGA